A portion of the Drosophila sechellia strain sech25 chromosome 2R, ASM438219v1, whole genome shotgun sequence genome contains these proteins:
- the LOC6608514 gene encoding ran-binding proteins 9/10 homolog isoform X3: MENVEEAPPLSSESNSNSNNSSASSSSHQLSQSGAMGAEIAPSTSRSHSHSPTPSPPVPASSHDQPHPDHPSPPLNASETEARENSPHDHSPTPTFHQTAPPPTTSSTAPQRDEREQQQQEAPPLQQDQQENPPAQDQELHPLLDQQNQEYPSVQPDQQAELNQELHHIEGLIRHRESQNQEEHPPQASLENREPSGQEDTNQEPDEPQDRYPEIEPEAEPPPPLLLEDLDEQDSGSQDLNEQQPPLIIDANAIAETIDANAVERIDDYEDDDEEVDEEEEVVEDRVDRAGEVASVSGAQRLHSVAVLPRYSSALRAPRSSNNNNNNISNRNNNNNNTNSSSFSRRTRHFYSNNGSHFSNDMFPSHAPRSSTQTSSPRVGGRRHHSTPAASSNSPQHQGVDPLRLLYPNVNESETPLPRCWSPHDKCLSIGLSQNNLRVTYKGVGKQHSDAASVRTAYPIPSSCGLYYFEVRIISKGRNGYMGIGLTAQQFRMNRLPVGWDKQSYGYHGDDGNSFSSSGNGQTYGPTFTTGDVIGCCVNFVNNTCFYTKNGVDLGIAFRDLPTKLYPTVGLQTPGEEVDANFGQEPFKFDKIVDMMKEMRSNVLRKIDRYPHLLETPENLMNRLVSTYLVHNAFSKTAEAFNGYTNQTFNEDLASIKTRQKIIKLILTGKMSQAIEHTLRSFPGLLENNKNLWFALKCRQFIEMINGADIENVNNKVTATTQTMPTNQTSVIQSTKTFKHSKSGNGNGNVNINQTQQQNNTAIPAVIKPQSGDRPDIKNMLVDDNSNKCVEHDSNSMDVEMEPCQSHSNGGDSSANGNASAVRNSLDAIDEEMDVSPSSRNCGRVIEKILEFGKELSSMGQQLEKENLMTEEERQMLEDAFSLIAYSNPWSSPLGWLLCPSRRESVSTTLNSAILESLNFERRPPLEYLVAHASELIKVIGQHSLGEDAFITIDDVFPQN; the protein is encoded by the exons ATGGAGAACGTCGAAGAGGCCCCGCCACTCTCTTCTGagagcaacagcaatagcaacaacagcagcgccagcagcagTTCTCACCAGCTCTCTCAATCGGGAGCCATGGGTGCCGAAATAGCCCCCTCTACGTCTCGGTCACACTCTCATTCGCCCACACCCTCGCCCCCCGTCCCCGCGTCCTCTCACGACCAACCCCATCCCGATCACCCGAGTCCCCCATTGAATGCATCTGAAACGGAGGCTCGCGAGAATTCACCACATGATCACTCACCCACTCCTACTTTCCACCAGACCGCACCGCCACCCACGACTTCATCGACGGCACCGCAGCGGGACGAGCgggagcagcaacagcaagagGCGCCACCATTGCAGCAGGATCAGCAGGAGAATCCGCCCGCGCAGGACCAGGAGCTGCACCCATTGCTGGATCAACAGAATCAAGAATATCCGTCAGTGCAACCGGATCAACAAGCGGAGCTAAACCAGGAGCTGCATCACATAGAGGGTCTTATTCGGCACCGAGAATCGCAGAATCAGGAAGAGCATCCACCACAAGCATCGCTGGAAAACCGGGAGCCATCAGGACAAGAAGATACCAACCAAGAACCGGATGAGCCGCAAGATCGATATCCCGAAATCGAACCAGAAGCCGAgccaccgccaccgctgcTTCTTGAAGATCTGGACGAGCAGGACTCTGGATCGCAGGATCTTAACGAGCAGCAGCCGCCACTGATTATAGACGCCAACGCCATAGCCGAGACCATAGACGCCAACGCCGTGGAGCGCATCGACGACTACgaagacgacgacgaggaggtgGATGAAGAGGAGGAGGTGGTAGAGGACCGGGTCGACAGAGCCGGCGAAGTCGCATCCGTTTCCGGTGCCCAGCGCCTGCACTCGGTGGCCGTTTTGCCGCGCTACTCCTCAGCCTTACGAGCCCCAaggagcagcaacaataacaacaacaatatcaGCAAccgcaacaacaataataacaacaccAACAGTAGCAGCTTCTCGCGACGCACTCGCCACTTCTACAGCAACAACGGCAGTCACTTCAGCAACGACATGTtccccagccacgccccccgcaGCAGCACCCAGACATCATCGCCCCGGGTCGGAGGTCGCCGCCATCACTCGACCCCCGCCGCCAGCTCCAATTCGCCACAGCACCAGGGCGTGGATCCCCTAAGGCTGCTCTATCCCAATGTCAACGAGAGCGAGACTCCGCTGCCCAGGTGCTGGAGTCCCCACGACAAGTGCTTGTCCATCGGATTGTCGCAGAACAACCTGAGGGTCACCTACAAGG GTGTGGGCAAGCAGCATAGTGATGCCGCCTCAGTGCGCACTGCCTATCCGATCCCGTCCTCCTGCGGACTTTACTACTTCGAGGTGCGGATAATCTCCAAGGGACGCAACGGCTACATGGGCATTGGCCTAACTGCCCAGCAGTTCCGTATGAACCGCCTGCCAG TAGGTTGGGACAAACAGTCGTACGGGTACCACGGCGACGATGGCAACTCGTTTAGCTCCTCGGGAAATGGCCAGACCTACGGCCCCACTTTTACCACCGGCGATGTGATTGGATGTTGCGTCAACTTTGTGAACAACACGTGCTTCTACACCAAGAACGGAGTGGATCTGGGCATCGCATTTAGGGATTTGCCG ACTAAGCTTTATCCCACTGTGGGCCTACAGACTCCTGGCGAGGAAGTGGATGCCAACTTTGGTCAGGAACCATTCAAGTTCGACAAGATCGTCGATATGATGAAGGAGATGCGCTCCAATGTCCTGCGCAAAATCGACCGATATCCACATCTGCTGGAGACCCCAGAAAACCTGATGAATCG CCTGGTTTCCACCTATTTGGTGCATAATGCGTTCAGCAAGACGGCCGAGGCCTTCAATGGCTACACAAATCAGACTTTCAACGAGGACTTGGCATCGATCAAGACACGTCAAA AGATCATTAAGCTTATACTGACAGGCAAAATGAGCCAGGCCATTGAGCACACACTACGCTCTTTCCCCGGACTtctggaaaataataaaaacctcTGGTTCGCATTGAAGTGCCGCCAGTTCATTGAGATGATCAATGGAGCAGACATTGAG AACGTGAACAACAAAGTCACCGCCACCACACAGACCATGCCCACAAACCAGACGTCAGTGATACAGTCCACCAAGACGTTCAAGCACAGCAAGAGCggcaatggaaatggcaaCGTCAACATAAATCAGACTCAACAACAGAACAACACTGCGATTCCAGCTGTGATAAAGCCACAAAGCGGCGATAGGCCAGATATAAAAAA CATGTTGGTTGACGACAACTCCAACAAGTGCGTGGAGCACGACAGCAACAGCATGGACGTAGAAATGGAGCCCTGCCAGAGTCACTCCAACGGCGGGGACTCCAGCGCCAATGGCAATGCCAGCGCAGTGCGCAACTCTCTAGATGCCATCGACGAGGAAATGG ATGTTTCCCCCTCATCGCGTAACTGTGGTCGTGTGATCGAGAAGATCCTTGAGTTCGGCAAGGAACTGTCCAGCATGGGCCAGCAGCTGGAGAAGGAGAACCTAATGACTGAAGAGGAGCGTCAAATGTTGGAG GATGCATTTAGTCTGATTGCTTACTCTAATCCTTGGTCCAGTCCGCTGGGCTGGCTATTGTGTCCCTCGCGACGTGAGAGTGTTTCCACCACGCTCAACTCGGCCATATTGG AGTCCCTGAACTTCGAGCGTCGTCCGCCGCTGGAATACCTGGTGGCTCACGCCTCGGAGCTGATCAAGGTGATCGGACAGCACTCGCTGGGCGAGGACGCTTTCATTACCATCGACGATGTGTTCCCGCAAAATTGA
- the LOC6608514 gene encoding ran-binding proteins 9/10 homolog isoform X4, translating into MENVEEAPPLSSESNSNSNNSSASSSSHQLSQSGAMGAEIAPSTSRSHSHSPTPSPPVPASSHDQPHPDHPSPPLNASETEARENSPHDHSPTPTFHQTAPPPTTSSTAPQRDEREQQQQEAPPLQQDQQENPPAQDQELHPLLDQQNQEYPSVQPDQQAELNQELHHIEGLIRHRESQNQEEHPPQASLENREPSGQEDTNQEPDEPQDRYPEIEPEAEPPPPLLLEDLDEQDSGSQDLNEQQPPLIIDANAIAETIDANAVERIDDYEDDDEEVDEEEEVVEDRVDRAGEVASVSGAQRLHSVAVLPRYSSALRAPRSSNNNNNNISNRNNNNNNTNSSSFSRRTRHFYSNNGSHFSNDMFPSHAPRSSTQTSSPRVGGRRHHSTPAASSNSPQHQGVDPLRLLYPNVNESETPLPRCWSPHDKCLSIGLSQNNLRVTYKGVGKQHSDAASVRTAYPIPSSCGLYYFEVRIISKGRNGYMGIGLTAQQFRMNRLPGWDKQSYGYHGDDGNSFSSSGNGQTYGPTFTTGDVIGCCVNFVNNTCFYTKNGVDLGIAFRDLPTKLYPTVGLQTPGEEVDANFGQEPFKFDKIVDMMKEMRSNVLRKIDRYPHLLETPENLMNRLVSTYLVHNAFSKTAEAFNGYTNQTFNEDLASIKTRQKIIKLILTGKMSQAIEHTLRSFPGLLENNKNLWFALKCRQFIEMINGADIENVNNKVTATTQTMPTNQTSVIQSTKTFKHSKSGNGNGNVNINQTQQQNNTAIPAVIKPQSGDRPDIKNMLVDDNSNKCVEHDSNSMDVEMEPCQSHSNGGDSSANGNASAVRNSLDAIDEEMDVSPSSRNCGRVIEKILEFGKELSSMGQQLEKENLMTEEERQMLEDAFSLIAYSNPWSSPLGWLLCPSRRESVSTTLNSAILESLNFERRPPLEYLVAHASELIKVIGQHSLGEDAFITIDDVFPQN; encoded by the exons ATGGAGAACGTCGAAGAGGCCCCGCCACTCTCTTCTGagagcaacagcaatagcaacaacagcagcgccagcagcagTTCTCACCAGCTCTCTCAATCGGGAGCCATGGGTGCCGAAATAGCCCCCTCTACGTCTCGGTCACACTCTCATTCGCCCACACCCTCGCCCCCCGTCCCCGCGTCCTCTCACGACCAACCCCATCCCGATCACCCGAGTCCCCCATTGAATGCATCTGAAACGGAGGCTCGCGAGAATTCACCACATGATCACTCACCCACTCCTACTTTCCACCAGACCGCACCGCCACCCACGACTTCATCGACGGCACCGCAGCGGGACGAGCgggagcagcaacagcaagagGCGCCACCATTGCAGCAGGATCAGCAGGAGAATCCGCCCGCGCAGGACCAGGAGCTGCACCCATTGCTGGATCAACAGAATCAAGAATATCCGTCAGTGCAACCGGATCAACAAGCGGAGCTAAACCAGGAGCTGCATCACATAGAGGGTCTTATTCGGCACCGAGAATCGCAGAATCAGGAAGAGCATCCACCACAAGCATCGCTGGAAAACCGGGAGCCATCAGGACAAGAAGATACCAACCAAGAACCGGATGAGCCGCAAGATCGATATCCCGAAATCGAACCAGAAGCCGAgccaccgccaccgctgcTTCTTGAAGATCTGGACGAGCAGGACTCTGGATCGCAGGATCTTAACGAGCAGCAGCCGCCACTGATTATAGACGCCAACGCCATAGCCGAGACCATAGACGCCAACGCCGTGGAGCGCATCGACGACTACgaagacgacgacgaggaggtgGATGAAGAGGAGGAGGTGGTAGAGGACCGGGTCGACAGAGCCGGCGAAGTCGCATCCGTTTCCGGTGCCCAGCGCCTGCACTCGGTGGCCGTTTTGCCGCGCTACTCCTCAGCCTTACGAGCCCCAaggagcagcaacaataacaacaacaatatcaGCAAccgcaacaacaataataacaacaccAACAGTAGCAGCTTCTCGCGACGCACTCGCCACTTCTACAGCAACAACGGCAGTCACTTCAGCAACGACATGTtccccagccacgccccccgcaGCAGCACCCAGACATCATCGCCCCGGGTCGGAGGTCGCCGCCATCACTCGACCCCCGCCGCCAGCTCCAATTCGCCACAGCACCAGGGCGTGGATCCCCTAAGGCTGCTCTATCCCAATGTCAACGAGAGCGAGACTCCGCTGCCCAGGTGCTGGAGTCCCCACGACAAGTGCTTGTCCATCGGATTGTCGCAGAACAACCTGAGGGTCACCTACAAGG GTGTGGGCAAGCAGCATAGTGATGCCGCCTCAGTGCGCACTGCCTATCCGATCCCGTCCTCCTGCGGACTTTACTACTTCGAGGTGCGGATAATCTCCAAGGGACGCAACGGCTACATGGGCATTGGCCTAACTGCCCAGCAGTTCCGTATGAACCGCCTGCCAG GTTGGGACAAACAGTCGTACGGGTACCACGGCGACGATGGCAACTCGTTTAGCTCCTCGGGAAATGGCCAGACCTACGGCCCCACTTTTACCACCGGCGATGTGATTGGATGTTGCGTCAACTTTGTGAACAACACGTGCTTCTACACCAAGAACGGAGTGGATCTGGGCATCGCATTTAGGGATTTGCCG ACTAAGCTTTATCCCACTGTGGGCCTACAGACTCCTGGCGAGGAAGTGGATGCCAACTTTGGTCAGGAACCATTCAAGTTCGACAAGATCGTCGATATGATGAAGGAGATGCGCTCCAATGTCCTGCGCAAAATCGACCGATATCCACATCTGCTGGAGACCCCAGAAAACCTGATGAATCG CCTGGTTTCCACCTATTTGGTGCATAATGCGTTCAGCAAGACGGCCGAGGCCTTCAATGGCTACACAAATCAGACTTTCAACGAGGACTTGGCATCGATCAAGACACGTCAAA AGATCATTAAGCTTATACTGACAGGCAAAATGAGCCAGGCCATTGAGCACACACTACGCTCTTTCCCCGGACTtctggaaaataataaaaacctcTGGTTCGCATTGAAGTGCCGCCAGTTCATTGAGATGATCAATGGAGCAGACATTGAG AACGTGAACAACAAAGTCACCGCCACCACACAGACCATGCCCACAAACCAGACGTCAGTGATACAGTCCACCAAGACGTTCAAGCACAGCAAGAGCggcaatggaaatggcaaCGTCAACATAAATCAGACTCAACAACAGAACAACACTGCGATTCCAGCTGTGATAAAGCCACAAAGCGGCGATAGGCCAGATATAAAAAA CATGTTGGTTGACGACAACTCCAACAAGTGCGTGGAGCACGACAGCAACAGCATGGACGTAGAAATGGAGCCCTGCCAGAGTCACTCCAACGGCGGGGACTCCAGCGCCAATGGCAATGCCAGCGCAGTGCGCAACTCTCTAGATGCCATCGACGAGGAAATGG ATGTTTCCCCCTCATCGCGTAACTGTGGTCGTGTGATCGAGAAGATCCTTGAGTTCGGCAAGGAACTGTCCAGCATGGGCCAGCAGCTGGAGAAGGAGAACCTAATGACTGAAGAGGAGCGTCAAATGTTGGAG GATGCATTTAGTCTGATTGCTTACTCTAATCCTTGGTCCAGTCCGCTGGGCTGGCTATTGTGTCCCTCGCGACGTGAGAGTGTTTCCACCACGCTCAACTCGGCCATATTGG AGTCCCTGAACTTCGAGCGTCGTCCGCCGCTGGAATACCTGGTGGCTCACGCCTCGGAGCTGATCAAGGTGATCGGACAGCACTCGCTGGGCGAGGACGCTTTCATTACCATCGACGATGTGTTCCCGCAAAATTGA
- the LOC6608514 gene encoding ran-binding proteins 9/10 homolog isoform X2 — MENVEEAPPLSSESNSNSNNSSASSSSHQLSQSGAMGAEIAPSTSRSHSHSPTPSPPVPASSHDQPHPDHPSPPLNASETEARENSPHDHSPTPTFHQTAPPPTTSSTAPQRDEREQQQQEAPPLQQDQQENPPAQDQELHPLLDQQNQEYPSVQPDQQAELNQELHHIEGLIRHRESQNQEEHPPQASLENREPSGQEDTNQEPDEPQDRYPEIEPEAEPPPPLLLEDLDEQDSGSQDLNEQQPPLIIDANAIAETIDANAVERIDDYEDDDEEVDEEEEVVEDRVDRAGEVASVSGAQRLHSVAVLPRYSSALRAPRSSNNNNNNISNRNNNNNNTNSSSFSRRTRHFYSNNGSHFSNDMFPSHAPRSSTQTSSPRVGGRRHHSTPAASSNSPQHQGVDPLRLLYPNVNESETPLPRCWSPHDKCLSIGLSQNNLRVTYKGVGKQHSDAASVRTAYPIPSSCGLYYFEVRIISKGRNGYMGIGLTAQQFRMNRLPGWDKQSYGYHGDDGNSFSSSGNGQTYGPTFTTGDVIGCCVNFVNNTCFYTKNGVDLGIAFRDLPTKLYPTVGLQTPGEEVDANFGQEPFKFDKIVDMMKEMRSNVLRKIDRYPHLLETPENLMNRLVSTYLVHNAFSKTAEAFNGYTNQTFNEDLASIKTRQKIIKLILTGKMSQAIEHTLRSFPGLLENNKNLWFALKCRQFIEMINGADIENVNNKVTATTQTMPTNQTSVIQSTKTFKHSKSGNGNGNVNINQTQQQNNTAIPAVIKPQSGDRPDIKNMLVDDNSNKCVEHDSNSMDVEMEPCQSHSNGGDSSANGNASAVRNSLDAIDEEMDVDVSPSSRNCGRVIEKILEFGKELSSMGQQLEKENLMTEEERQMLEDAFSLIAYSNPWSSPLGWLLCPSRRESVSTTLNSAILESLNFERRPPLEYLVAHASELIKVIGQHSLGEDAFITIDDVFPQN; from the exons ATGGAGAACGTCGAAGAGGCCCCGCCACTCTCTTCTGagagcaacagcaatagcaacaacagcagcgccagcagcagTTCTCACCAGCTCTCTCAATCGGGAGCCATGGGTGCCGAAATAGCCCCCTCTACGTCTCGGTCACACTCTCATTCGCCCACACCCTCGCCCCCCGTCCCCGCGTCCTCTCACGACCAACCCCATCCCGATCACCCGAGTCCCCCATTGAATGCATCTGAAACGGAGGCTCGCGAGAATTCACCACATGATCACTCACCCACTCCTACTTTCCACCAGACCGCACCGCCACCCACGACTTCATCGACGGCACCGCAGCGGGACGAGCgggagcagcaacagcaagagGCGCCACCATTGCAGCAGGATCAGCAGGAGAATCCGCCCGCGCAGGACCAGGAGCTGCACCCATTGCTGGATCAACAGAATCAAGAATATCCGTCAGTGCAACCGGATCAACAAGCGGAGCTAAACCAGGAGCTGCATCACATAGAGGGTCTTATTCGGCACCGAGAATCGCAGAATCAGGAAGAGCATCCACCACAAGCATCGCTGGAAAACCGGGAGCCATCAGGACAAGAAGATACCAACCAAGAACCGGATGAGCCGCAAGATCGATATCCCGAAATCGAACCAGAAGCCGAgccaccgccaccgctgcTTCTTGAAGATCTGGACGAGCAGGACTCTGGATCGCAGGATCTTAACGAGCAGCAGCCGCCACTGATTATAGACGCCAACGCCATAGCCGAGACCATAGACGCCAACGCCGTGGAGCGCATCGACGACTACgaagacgacgacgaggaggtgGATGAAGAGGAGGAGGTGGTAGAGGACCGGGTCGACAGAGCCGGCGAAGTCGCATCCGTTTCCGGTGCCCAGCGCCTGCACTCGGTGGCCGTTTTGCCGCGCTACTCCTCAGCCTTACGAGCCCCAaggagcagcaacaataacaacaacaatatcaGCAAccgcaacaacaataataacaacaccAACAGTAGCAGCTTCTCGCGACGCACTCGCCACTTCTACAGCAACAACGGCAGTCACTTCAGCAACGACATGTtccccagccacgccccccgcaGCAGCACCCAGACATCATCGCCCCGGGTCGGAGGTCGCCGCCATCACTCGACCCCCGCCGCCAGCTCCAATTCGCCACAGCACCAGGGCGTGGATCCCCTAAGGCTGCTCTATCCCAATGTCAACGAGAGCGAGACTCCGCTGCCCAGGTGCTGGAGTCCCCACGACAAGTGCTTGTCCATCGGATTGTCGCAGAACAACCTGAGGGTCACCTACAAGG GTGTGGGCAAGCAGCATAGTGATGCCGCCTCAGTGCGCACTGCCTATCCGATCCCGTCCTCCTGCGGACTTTACTACTTCGAGGTGCGGATAATCTCCAAGGGACGCAACGGCTACATGGGCATTGGCCTAACTGCCCAGCAGTTCCGTATGAACCGCCTGCCAG GTTGGGACAAACAGTCGTACGGGTACCACGGCGACGATGGCAACTCGTTTAGCTCCTCGGGAAATGGCCAGACCTACGGCCCCACTTTTACCACCGGCGATGTGATTGGATGTTGCGTCAACTTTGTGAACAACACGTGCTTCTACACCAAGAACGGAGTGGATCTGGGCATCGCATTTAGGGATTTGCCG ACTAAGCTTTATCCCACTGTGGGCCTACAGACTCCTGGCGAGGAAGTGGATGCCAACTTTGGTCAGGAACCATTCAAGTTCGACAAGATCGTCGATATGATGAAGGAGATGCGCTCCAATGTCCTGCGCAAAATCGACCGATATCCACATCTGCTGGAGACCCCAGAAAACCTGATGAATCG CCTGGTTTCCACCTATTTGGTGCATAATGCGTTCAGCAAGACGGCCGAGGCCTTCAATGGCTACACAAATCAGACTTTCAACGAGGACTTGGCATCGATCAAGACACGTCAAA AGATCATTAAGCTTATACTGACAGGCAAAATGAGCCAGGCCATTGAGCACACACTACGCTCTTTCCCCGGACTtctggaaaataataaaaacctcTGGTTCGCATTGAAGTGCCGCCAGTTCATTGAGATGATCAATGGAGCAGACATTGAG AACGTGAACAACAAAGTCACCGCCACCACACAGACCATGCCCACAAACCAGACGTCAGTGATACAGTCCACCAAGACGTTCAAGCACAGCAAGAGCggcaatggaaatggcaaCGTCAACATAAATCAGACTCAACAACAGAACAACACTGCGATTCCAGCTGTGATAAAGCCACAAAGCGGCGATAGGCCAGATATAAAAAA CATGTTGGTTGACGACAACTCCAACAAGTGCGTGGAGCACGACAGCAACAGCATGGACGTAGAAATGGAGCCCTGCCAGAGTCACTCCAACGGCGGGGACTCCAGCGCCAATGGCAATGCCAGCGCAGTGCGCAACTCTCTAGATGCCATCGACGAGGAAATGG ATGTAGATGTTTCCCCCTCATCGCGTAACTGTGGTCGTGTGATCGAGAAGATCCTTGAGTTCGGCAAGGAACTGTCCAGCATGGGCCAGCAGCTGGAGAAGGAGAACCTAATGACTGAAGAGGAGCGTCAAATGTTGGAG GATGCATTTAGTCTGATTGCTTACTCTAATCCTTGGTCCAGTCCGCTGGGCTGGCTATTGTGTCCCTCGCGACGTGAGAGTGTTTCCACCACGCTCAACTCGGCCATATTGG AGTCCCTGAACTTCGAGCGTCGTCCGCCGCTGGAATACCTGGTGGCTCACGCCTCGGAGCTGATCAAGGTGATCGGACAGCACTCGCTGGGCGAGGACGCTTTCATTACCATCGACGATGTGTTCCCGCAAAATTGA